In one window of Oceanococcus sp. HetDA_MAG_MS8 DNA:
- the tadA gene encoding tRNA adenosine(34) deaminase TadA, whose product MASPVNTVDETWMRRALACAQAAEELGEVPVGAVLVDAQGELLAATGNSPVRDCDPTAHAEVCCLRAAGQVAKNYRFPGSTLYVTLEPCIMCAGAIIHARVGRVVFGAYDPKAGAAGSHNDVLLRAGLNHQPLVEGGLLEPECSALLRNFFRRRRKG is encoded by the coding sequence ATGGCATCGCCCGTGAATACCGTTGACGAAACCTGGATGCGCCGGGCCCTGGCCTGTGCGCAGGCTGCTGAAGAATTGGGCGAAGTGCCGGTGGGCGCGGTGTTGGTCGACGCGCAGGGCGAGTTATTGGCAGCGACGGGAAACTCTCCAGTTCGCGATTGCGACCCAACAGCGCACGCCGAAGTGTGTTGTTTGCGTGCCGCAGGGCAGGTGGCAAAGAACTATCGCTTTCCCGGAAGCACACTCTATGTGACCTTGGAGCCCTGCATTATGTGCGCGGGTGCCATCATCCATGCTCGGGTAGGTCGGGTGGTGTTTGGGGCTTATGACCCCAAGGCTGGCGCTGCAGGCTCACATAATGATGTGTTGCTGCGTGCTGGGTTGAATCATCAGCCGTTGGTGGAGGGTGGCCTCTTAGAGCCAGAGTGTTCGGCGCTGTTACGCAATTTTTTTCGGCGGCGACGCAAGGGCTAG
- the ilvB gene encoding biosynthetic-type acetolactate synthase large subunit, whose protein sequence is MTSDHDQRPQAPHPRAGERMSGADIIVQVMADEGVDTIFGYSGGAILPTYDAVFRFNKLAEAADKPAPMPLIVPANEQGAAFMAAGYARASGRVGVAMVTSGPGATNTVTPVRDCMADSIPIVVICGQVPTAAIGTDGFQEAPVSNIMGAAAKHVFLVTDPLKLESTVRTAFEIARTGRPGPVVVDIPKDVQNWEGEFNGFERLPIPGYRQRMAAVSGRKLSQVQAVRFFDLLKAARRPLIYAGGGVIHADAAAELKALAEHYDIPVTTTLMGLGAYDTREARCLHMLGMHGTASANYAVDDCDFLICVGARFDDRVAGVPKLFAPNARAIAHFDIDESEIHKVKRADWHYVGLLKPALAALLEYGQANIPAQDLSDWTQHIAELKATYGLNYDRDSSTIQPMQVIEEINNITKGQAIVSTGVGQHQMWAAQYFDFARPRLWLTSGSMGTMGFGLPAAVGAQFAQPDALVIDIDGDASIRMNLGELETVTTYGLPIKVVVLNNYGDGMVRQWQKLFFKGRLSASDKSLHSKDFIKAAEADGFQFAKRVSDKAELPTVIAEFIAYDGPAFLEVIIDGDASVYPMVGPGMSYAQMITGDHIPTRNEDGQPDIPDSSEMF, encoded by the coding sequence ATGACTTCCGATCACGATCAACGCCCCCAAGCCCCCCATCCACGCGCCGGCGAGCGCATGAGCGGTGCGGATATCATCGTCCAAGTCATGGCCGATGAGGGTGTTGACACCATCTTCGGGTACAGCGGCGGCGCTATCCTGCCGACCTACGATGCGGTGTTTCGCTTCAATAAATTGGCAGAAGCCGCCGATAAGCCCGCTCCTATGCCCTTGATTGTGCCTGCCAACGAGCAAGGCGCAGCATTCATGGCCGCAGGCTATGCGCGCGCCAGCGGGCGTGTGGGCGTCGCCATGGTGACCTCCGGCCCAGGCGCCACAAATACTGTCACGCCCGTGCGTGACTGCATGGCCGACTCCATCCCCATTGTTGTGATTTGTGGTCAAGTTCCGACCGCCGCCATTGGCACGGATGGTTTCCAGGAAGCACCTGTGTCCAACATCATGGGCGCGGCCGCCAAGCATGTGTTCTTGGTGACTGACCCCTTAAAACTCGAATCCACCGTACGTACCGCTTTTGAAATTGCACGCACAGGCCGCCCAGGTCCTGTGGTCGTGGATATTCCTAAAGATGTGCAGAATTGGGAGGGTGAGTTCAACGGCTTCGAACGCCTGCCTATCCCTGGATATCGGCAACGCATGGCTGCGGTGAGCGGGCGCAAACTCTCTCAGGTGCAAGCCGTCCGCTTTTTTGACCTGCTCAAAGCCGCGCGGCGACCGCTGATCTACGCCGGGGGCGGGGTGATTCACGCCGATGCAGCGGCCGAGCTCAAAGCCCTTGCTGAACACTATGACATTCCCGTCACCACCACCTTAATGGGGCTGGGAGCCTACGATACGCGTGAGGCCCGCTGCCTACACATGTTGGGCATGCATGGAACGGCGAGCGCCAACTATGCAGTCGATGATTGTGATTTCCTGATTTGTGTGGGAGCGCGCTTTGACGACCGTGTCGCCGGCGTACCAAAGCTGTTTGCGCCCAATGCGCGTGCCATTGCCCATTTCGATATCGACGAGTCGGAAATCCACAAGGTCAAGCGTGCGGATTGGCATTATGTAGGTTTGCTCAAACCCGCCTTGGCTGCCCTGCTGGAGTATGGGCAAGCCAACATTCCGGCGCAGGACCTGAGCGACTGGACGCAACACATTGCGGAGCTCAAGGCCACCTATGGCCTGAACTACGACAGGGACTCCAGCACCATTCAGCCTATGCAGGTGATTGAGGAAATCAACAACATCACCAAAGGCCAAGCGATTGTGTCCACTGGCGTGGGCCAACACCAAATGTGGGCTGCACAATATTTCGACTTTGCTCGCCCCCGCTTGTGGCTGACCTCTGGCTCCATGGGCACCATGGGCTTTGGCCTACCAGCCGCAGTCGGCGCGCAATTTGCGCAGCCCGACGCTCTGGTTATCGACATCGACGGCGACGCCTCCATTCGGATGAACCTGGGCGAACTGGAAACCGTGACCACCTATGGCCTGCCGATCAAAGTCGTCGTGCTCAATAACTATGGCGATGGAATGGTGCGCCAATGGCAGAAGCTATTCTTTAAAGGCCGGCTCTCCGCATCGGACAAGTCTTTGCATTCCAAAGATTTCATCAAAGCTGCCGAAGCCGATGGGTTTCAGTTCGCAAAACGTGTCTCAGACAAAGCCGAATTGCCCACAGTGATCGCCGAGTTTATTGCCTACGATGGCCCTGCCTTCCTCGAGGTGATCATTGACGGCGACGCGAGTGTGTACCCCATGGTCGGTCCTGGCATGAGCTATGCGCAGATGATCACGGGCGACCATATTCCAACCCGTAACGAAGATGGGCAGCCCGATATTCCGGACAGCTCGGAAATGTTCTAA
- the ilvN gene encoding acetolactate synthase small subunit produces MRHIISILMANEAGALSRVAGLVSARGYNIESLNVAPTQDATVSRLTMVTVGSDEVIDQINKQLRKLVDVVDLADLTEGAHIEREVLLLKLELPLTAVAEALELCTTLGAQALDDTPASFTVEMTGASGELDDAIARLSAFGPIIEVVRSGAAAVTCGTDGLKTPD; encoded by the coding sequence ATGCGCCACATTATTTCAATTCTCATGGCCAACGAGGCCGGTGCATTGTCCCGCGTTGCAGGGCTGGTGTCCGCTCGCGGCTACAACATCGAGTCGCTGAACGTTGCGCCCACACAAGACGCAACAGTGTCTCGCCTGACAATGGTGACGGTGGGCTCTGATGAGGTCATTGACCAAATCAATAAGCAGCTACGCAAGCTGGTCGACGTCGTGGATTTGGCCGATCTCACCGAAGGCGCGCACATCGAACGCGAAGTGTTACTGCTGAAGTTGGAACTTCCGCTGACAGCGGTCGCTGAAGCCTTAGAGCTGTGTACGACTTTGGGCGCTCAGGCTTTAGATGACACGCCAGCGAGCTTTACTGTTGAGATGACTGGGGCTTCTGGCGAGTTGGACGATGCCATTGCGCGCCTGAGCGCCTTTGGTCCCATTATTGAGGTGGTGCGCTCCGGCGCCGCCGCCGTAACCTGCGGTACTGATGGGCTGAAAACGCCCGACTAA
- the ilvC gene encoding ketol-acid reductoisomerase, which translates to MNVYYDKDADLSLIKGRKVAIIGYGSQGHAHALNLKDSGVDVVVGLRAGSSSARKAEAGGLAVATVAEAVASADVVMMLTPDEFQAQLYAEEIAPNLKQGAALAFAHGFAIHYNQIVPRADLDVIMIAPKAPGHTVRSEFAKGGGIPDLIAIHQNASGQAKELALSYASAIGGGRTGIIETSFKDETETDLFGEQAVLCGGAVELVKAGFETLVDAGYAPEMAYFECLHELKLIVDLMYEGGIANMNYSISNNAEYGEYVTGPQVINDESRKAMKQALLDIQTGKYAKAFISEGMTNYPEMTAMRRLNAAHPIEQVGGKLRAMMPWIQANKLVDKEHN; encoded by the coding sequence TTGAATGTGTATTACGACAAAGACGCCGACCTCAGCCTAATTAAAGGCCGTAAGGTGGCGATCATCGGTTATGGCTCTCAAGGCCATGCCCACGCTCTGAACCTCAAGGATTCCGGCGTTGACGTCGTCGTAGGCTTGCGCGCAGGCTCTTCTTCGGCGCGTAAGGCCGAAGCGGGTGGTCTGGCCGTGGCTACGGTGGCCGAGGCCGTCGCGAGCGCCGATGTGGTGATGATGCTGACCCCGGACGAGTTCCAAGCGCAGCTCTACGCCGAGGAAATTGCGCCCAACCTCAAGCAGGGTGCAGCTTTGGCCTTTGCGCACGGTTTCGCTATTCACTACAACCAAATCGTGCCGCGTGCGGATCTGGATGTGATCATGATCGCGCCTAAAGCGCCTGGCCATACGGTGCGCTCCGAGTTCGCCAAGGGCGGCGGTATTCCGGATCTGATTGCCATCCATCAAAACGCGTCCGGCCAGGCTAAAGAGTTGGCTCTGAGCTACGCTTCGGCCATCGGTGGCGGGCGTACCGGCATCATTGAAACCAGCTTCAAAGACGAAACTGAAACCGACTTGTTTGGTGAACAGGCTGTACTCTGCGGCGGCGCTGTAGAGCTGGTGAAAGCTGGTTTTGAAACCCTGGTCGACGCTGGCTACGCGCCAGAAATGGCGTATTTCGAATGTCTGCACGAGCTCAAGCTCATTGTTGACCTCATGTATGAAGGCGGTATCGCCAACATGAACTACTCCATCTCCAACAACGCGGAGTATGGGGAATACGTCACCGGGCCACAGGTTATTAATGATGAGTCACGCAAGGCCATGAAACAGGCCTTACTGGATATTCAAACGGGTAAATACGCCAAAGCCTTCATCAGCGAAGGTATGACCAATTACCCCGAAATGACAGCCATGCGTCGCCTGAATGCAGCGCATCCCATCGAGCAGGTGGGCGGGAAGCTGCGTGCGATGATGCCCTGGATTCAGGCCAACAAGTTGGTCGACAAAGAGCACAACTAA
- the pssA gene encoding CDP-diacylglycerol--serine O-phosphatidyltransferase, producing the protein MDTEERPQRPRKGFYLLPNLFTTATLFGGFYAIVAGMRGRFSDAALGIFAAMVADALDGRVARLTNTQSSFGKEYDSLADLVAFGLAASLVMYLFSLQYLIGDMSLGGKLGWLAAFVYVACAALRLARFNVNAALDGGKGDFFGLPSPSAAALMAGFVWVADDFEIAGEILRWPALFITLAAAVLMVSNVRYPSFKQIKVAERVPFVYLLIMLLVFVLIAFDPPRVLGGMFLAYVASGPVLWLLSGRKIRRKA; encoded by the coding sequence CTGGACACTGAAGAACGCCCACAACGTCCGCGTAAAGGGTTTTACCTACTGCCGAACCTGTTTACCACGGCCACTTTATTCGGCGGTTTTTATGCCATCGTGGCCGGTATGCGTGGTCGCTTTTCTGACGCTGCCCTGGGCATCTTTGCAGCCATGGTGGCCGATGCCTTAGATGGACGCGTGGCTCGGCTTACGAATACCCAATCCAGTTTCGGCAAAGAGTACGACAGCCTCGCCGATCTGGTGGCCTTTGGTTTGGCGGCAAGCTTGGTTATGTATCTGTTCAGCTTGCAGTATTTGATCGGGGATATGAGCCTGGGTGGCAAGCTGGGTTGGTTGGCTGCTTTCGTTTATGTGGCTTGTGCCGCACTGCGCCTGGCTCGGTTTAACGTCAACGCTGCGCTAGACGGCGGTAAAGGCGACTTTTTTGGTTTGCCTTCGCCCTCAGCCGCCGCTTTGATGGCCGGCTTCGTCTGGGTGGCAGATGATTTTGAGATTGCAGGGGAGATTCTGCGCTGGCCGGCGTTATTCATCACGCTGGCTGCTGCCGTGCTGATGGTGTCGAACGTGCGCTATCCCAGCTTCAAGCAAATCAAAGTGGCAGAGCGTGTGCCCTTTGTGTATTTGCTGATCATGCTCTTGGTCTTTGTGCTCATTGCCTTCGACCCCCCACGGGTTCTGGGCGGCATGTTTTTGGCCTATGTGGCCTCGGGCCCGGTGCTGTGGTTACTGTCCGGGCGCAAAATTCGGCGCAAAGCCTGA
- a CDS encoding 2-isopropylmalate synthase, producing the protein MTDQLIIFDTTLRDGEQSPGASMTRDEKVRIAKALEKMRVDVIEAGFAIASPGDFESVKAVAEAVSESTVCSLARASVKDIDAAAQALEPAQRRRIHTFIATSPIHMSKKLNMSPDQVVEAAVAAVKHARQYTDDVEFSPEDAGRSEPDFLCRILEAVIDAGAGTINIPDTVGYTLPHMFGKLIADLRERIPNSDRAVFSVHCHNDLGMAVANSLAAVQAGARQVECTINGLGERAGNAALEEIAMAVRTRQDVFNCNHGLDTTQIMQASRLVSAITGFPVQPNKAIVGANAFAHESGIHQDGVIKNRETYEIMQASDVGWAAQHIVLGKHSGRNAFRTRCEELGIEFDGPDELNQAFARFKVLADQKHEIFDEDLHALVSDVAQTQERINLHELTVTSATGSRPTADLALQVDGEVIRAQAQGDGSVDASFKAIEQIIDSGCQLMLFSVNAISQGTDAQGETTVRLGRDGKVVNGQGADVDVVVAAAKAYVNALNRLDQLGVRIHPQVGETI; encoded by the coding sequence ATGACTGACCAATTGATTATTTTTGATACTACCTTGCGCGACGGCGAGCAAAGCCCCGGCGCGTCTATGACCCGTGACGAAAAGGTACGCATCGCCAAGGCTCTGGAAAAGATGCGTGTTGACGTCATCGAGGCGGGTTTTGCCATCGCCTCGCCAGGTGACTTCGAGAGCGTCAAGGCGGTTGCCGAAGCGGTGTCCGAGTCCACCGTATGTTCCTTGGCGCGTGCCAGTGTCAAGGATATTGACGCGGCGGCCCAAGCCCTAGAACCAGCGCAACGTCGGCGTATCCATACCTTTATTGCAACCTCTCCCATCCACATGTCCAAGAAGCTCAATATGAGCCCGGATCAAGTGGTTGAGGCCGCAGTGGCTGCTGTGAAGCACGCCCGCCAATACACGGACGATGTGGAGTTCTCGCCGGAAGACGCCGGACGATCCGAGCCGGACTTTCTGTGCCGAATTCTGGAAGCAGTGATTGACGCGGGCGCTGGCACCATCAACATTCCCGATACGGTGGGCTATACCTTGCCGCATATGTTCGGGAAGTTGATTGCAGATTTGCGCGAACGCATTCCCAACAGCGATAGGGCGGTGTTCTCGGTGCATTGCCATAACGATTTAGGCATGGCGGTTGCCAACTCATTGGCTGCTGTGCAAGCCGGCGCCCGTCAGGTGGAGTGCACCATAAACGGCTTGGGGGAGCGCGCTGGCAATGCCGCCTTGGAAGAAATCGCCATGGCCGTGCGTACTCGCCAAGATGTGTTTAACTGCAATCACGGTTTGGACACCACGCAGATCATGCAGGCTAGCCGCTTAGTGAGTGCCATCACCGGTTTTCCAGTCCAGCCCAACAAGGCCATTGTTGGTGCCAATGCTTTCGCGCACGAATCAGGAATCCACCAAGATGGTGTGATTAAAAATCGTGAGACCTACGAGATCATGCAGGCCAGCGATGTGGGTTGGGCAGCGCAGCACATTGTGCTGGGCAAGCATTCCGGGCGTAACGCCTTTCGCACTCGCTGCGAAGAGCTGGGCATCGAGTTCGATGGGCCCGATGAACTCAACCAGGCCTTTGCCCGTTTTAAGGTGCTGGCAGATCAAAAGCATGAAATCTTTGATGAGGATTTGCATGCTTTGGTATCGGATGTGGCTCAAACCCAAGAGCGCATCAACCTGCATGAACTCACCGTAACCTCTGCGACGGGTTCACGGCCGACGGCTGATTTGGCGCTGCAAGTTGATGGTGAAGTGATCCGTGCTCAAGCCCAGGGCGACGGTTCGGTGGACGCAAGCTTCAAGGCCATCGAACAGATCATCGATAGCGGATGCCAGCTGATGTTGTTCAGTGTGAATGCCATTAGTCAGGGTACCGATGCGCAGGGCGAAACCACTGTGCGCCTGGGCCGGGACGGCAAGGTGGTCAATGGCCAGGGTGCGGACGTAGATGTAGTCGTGGCCGCAGCCAAAGCCTACGTGAACGCCCTGAACCGCCTGGATCAGCTCGGTGTTCGGATTCATCCCCAAGTGGGTGAAACCATCTAA
- a CDS encoding uracil-DNA glycosylase, with translation MAQDEQVSASSPPEPVSRVQERAASPTPMVPETAAESRPVAPQVDLSVEGSAWDRHAPQEQAPPKTPPTQSTQTVMAADPDLNARIAQMDWSTLRAELKRRSRPPATQGVFGVGEESADLFVIGEAPGADEDRLGEPFVGRAGKLLDAMLGAIQHDRARNVYIANICKFRPPNNRDPRPEEISEDIPILLRQIELVQPKLLLAVGRIAAQTLLESTAPIGKLRGKVHQHAASTKPLVVTYHPAYLLRSPLQKAKAWDDLKIVRDHLRDRS, from the coding sequence ATGGCACAGGACGAGCAGGTATCGGCTTCCTCACCGCCAGAGCCTGTATCGAGGGTGCAGGAGCGCGCTGCAAGCCCCACTCCAATGGTTCCTGAGACTGCCGCGGAGAGCAGGCCTGTTGCCCCGCAGGTCGATCTGAGCGTGGAGGGCTCCGCATGGGACCGCCATGCACCGCAGGAACAAGCCCCCCCGAAGACCCCGCCAACTCAAAGCACACAGACTGTCATGGCCGCTGACCCCGACTTAAATGCCCGCATCGCTCAGATGGACTGGTCCACGCTGCGTGCTGAGCTCAAGCGGCGTAGTCGCCCACCCGCAACCCAGGGGGTGTTTGGCGTCGGCGAAGAATCTGCGGATTTATTCGTCATCGGAGAGGCCCCTGGTGCCGATGAGGATCGGTTGGGGGAGCCTTTTGTAGGCCGGGCAGGCAAGCTTTTGGATGCGATGCTGGGGGCCATACAGCACGATCGCGCACGTAACGTATATATCGCAAATATCTGCAAATTTCGCCCGCCTAATAACCGTGACCCTCGCCCGGAAGAGATCAGCGAGGATATTCCTATCTTGCTGCGGCAGATTGAACTGGTGCAGCCTAAATTGCTTCTGGCCGTCGGGCGCATTGCCGCGCAAACTTTGTTGGAGTCCACTGCGCCCATCGGCAAGCTGCGTGGCAAAGTCCACCAGCATGCGGCGAGCACCAAGCCTTTGGTCGTTACCTACCATCCTGCGTATTTGTTACGGAGTCCCTTGCAAAAGGCAAAGGCGTGGGACGACCTCAAGATTGTTCGAGATCATCTGCGCGATCGCTCATGA
- the rimI gene encoding ribosomal protein S18-alanine N-acetyltransferase, producing the protein MMLRPLQATDRQSIAALEQAAQVFPWTLEHIAAIPSNIDVGWVIESQQQLVAWLAARIIADEAEILNMAVLPSRRQQGLGRQLLHTLLAQADDSGVERVFLEVRHSNRAAQALYRSSGFVQCGLRKDYYRLGPSSREDALLMQRLRSRSG; encoded by the coding sequence ATGATGCTCAGGCCTCTGCAGGCCACAGACCGGCAGTCTATTGCCGCTTTAGAGCAGGCAGCGCAGGTTTTCCCCTGGACACTGGAGCATATCGCAGCGATCCCTTCCAACATCGATGTGGGCTGGGTGATTGAGAGCCAGCAGCAGCTTGTTGCCTGGTTGGCGGCCAGAATCATTGCCGATGAGGCCGAAATCCTGAACATGGCGGTCTTGCCCAGTCGGCGGCAGCAGGGCCTAGGACGTCAATTGCTGCACACCTTGCTCGCCCAGGCCGATGATTCAGGGGTGGAGCGAGTCTTTTTAGAGGTACGCCACAGCAACCGGGCTGCGCAGGCCTTGTACCGAAGTAGTGGCTTTGTGCAGTGCGGTTTGCGCAAAGACTACTACCGCTTAGGGCCCAGTAGCCGCGAGGATGCCCTGTTGATGCAGCGGCTGCGGTCTAGGTCTGGATAA
- a CDS encoding SDR family NAD(P)-dependent oxidoreductase codes for MTQGAIVLITGAASGMGHLALQRALGRGQRVAAWDLNIEPLSSYAKDDRVRVTQVDVSDADAVSQAVDALEEEWGPVDQVWSAAAIMPLGEALEQPLALQKKIMDINYGGLINLAQATLPKMLARGRGSFVSFASLAGWIPAIYIGAYNASKFATVAYTEVLHHETRGRGVQMVCVCPPAVNTPLLDQARDTVWPKLFNLVPPIPPEKVLDAIDKALANGRFWVFPSLMTRIALALRRWFPNFSWWIAHQVEQR; via the coding sequence ATGACTCAAGGGGCCATCGTGCTCATCACAGGGGCGGCTAGTGGCATGGGCCATCTCGCTCTACAGCGGGCACTCGGGCGCGGACAAAGGGTCGCAGCCTGGGATCTCAATATTGAGCCTTTATCCAGCTATGCCAAGGACGATCGAGTGCGGGTGACTCAGGTCGACGTGAGTGATGCAGATGCGGTGAGCCAAGCCGTGGATGCCTTGGAAGAGGAATGGGGGCCGGTCGATCAGGTTTGGTCGGCTGCCGCCATCATGCCTTTGGGCGAAGCGCTGGAACAGCCCCTCGCTTTGCAAAAGAAGATCATGGACATCAACTACGGCGGCCTCATCAACCTGGCACAGGCCACCTTACCCAAGATGTTAGCGAGAGGGCGCGGCAGCTTTGTGTCCTTCGCCTCCCTCGCCGGCTGGATACCCGCGATCTATATCGGGGCCTATAACGCGTCTAAGTTCGCCACGGTGGCTTACACCGAAGTGCTTCATCATGAAACTCGAGGACGCGGGGTGCAGATGGTCTGCGTGTGCCCGCCTGCGGTGAACACCCCGCTTCTAGATCAAGCGCGGGACACGGTATGGCCCAAGCTCTTTAACTTGGTGCCGCCAATTCCTCCCGAGAAGGTCTTAGACGCTATCGATAAAGCCCTCGCCAATGGACGTTTTTGGGTCTTTCCCTCCCTCATGACCCGCATCGCCTTGGCGCTACGCCGATGGTTTCCAAACTTCAGCTGGTGGATCGCGCATCAGGTCGAACAGCGTTAG
- a CDS encoding DUF3488 domain-containing transglutaminase family protein yields MSAETQDWLSAPRVTRIVLLLGLLSLPHLFDMPLWCIPVVVAAAAWRIIIARRALRLPSIGLRLPLAGAVVVGLVLDYGTVNGLEPGSSLLVAMAAMKLLETRTRRDCRLLVYLGYLLLLSQLLAHQDLVWLMWLIAGVVLTTAALLDLQHPQALLPLRSNLKVGGTLALKALPLMLLLFVLFPRIPGPLWGLPQDSHARSGLSDTLQFGSISKLSQSDAVAFRVRFDNPEQLPARRDRYWRGPVLDEFDGYRWTSRPENHSLPRPEIVARGPSVNYEIQLEAHGRSFVPALETPLAPYPRDLSLASDYVLQSRNAIMDARLVRLRSATQSIRQADLVSWRQRLMTRLDAEQNPRTQALVASWKQQNRQPEGVIEAALQYFSQAPFRYTLEPPLLRGGDRVDAFVFETQAGFCEHYAASFVVMMRMAGIPARIVTGYQGGEINGDYLIVRQSDAHAWAEVWQPQRGWIRIDPTAAIAPERIEYGLGAALGDSDLLPRLARSQVGDRDWVARWQLAWDRVEAGWNRSILAYGPELQRQFLRRFGMDDLQTMLYALIACVALFTAMLLAQMTRAHRRRPPADPLVQVRTALFSRAGLDYNPQRGGPLQMEADLKQAGVWDAEAQRIMQHYTRARYAGGGSLLPEHTRALLKAAKQWSPKRDSTQ; encoded by the coding sequence ATGTCGGCTGAAACTCAGGACTGGCTCAGCGCCCCCCGGGTGACCCGCATTGTGCTCCTGCTGGGCTTACTCTCTTTGCCCCATCTTTTCGATATGCCCTTGTGGTGCATTCCAGTGGTTGTGGCCGCCGCTGCCTGGCGAATCATCATCGCTAGACGCGCTCTACGGCTGCCATCGATAGGGCTACGCCTGCCCCTGGCTGGAGCCGTTGTTGTTGGCTTGGTTTTGGACTATGGCACCGTCAATGGCCTAGAGCCTGGCTCATCCCTACTGGTTGCCATGGCAGCTATGAAGCTGCTGGAGACACGGACACGACGCGATTGTCGCTTGTTGGTCTACCTCGGTTATCTGCTTTTGCTCAGTCAGCTGCTCGCCCATCAAGATCTGGTCTGGCTGATGTGGCTCATCGCTGGCGTCGTTCTCACGACTGCTGCGCTGCTAGACCTGCAGCACCCTCAAGCCCTGCTACCGCTTCGGTCAAACCTGAAAGTCGGCGGCACGCTGGCTTTGAAAGCGCTCCCCCTGATGCTGCTACTGTTTGTCCTGTTTCCACGCATACCCGGGCCGCTATGGGGTCTACCTCAGGACTCTCACGCACGCTCCGGACTGTCCGACACCCTGCAATTCGGCAGCATCTCCAAACTCAGCCAGTCCGATGCGGTGGCCTTCCGGGTGCGTTTCGATAATCCGGAGCAACTACCAGCCCGTCGCGACCGCTACTGGCGAGGCCCCGTTCTTGACGAGTTTGATGGCTATCGCTGGACCAGCCGGCCGGAGAACCACAGCCTGCCCCGCCCAGAAATAGTCGCACGCGGCCCCAGTGTGAATTATGAAATTCAGCTGGAAGCGCATGGACGAAGCTTTGTGCCTGCCCTGGAGACACCGCTGGCTCCCTATCCTCGGGATTTGAGTTTAGCCAGTGATTATGTGCTGCAGAGCCGCAACGCCATCATGGATGCGCGATTGGTCCGCCTGCGCTCCGCCACTCAAAGTATTCGTCAAGCGGACTTGGTGAGTTGGCGACAACGCCTGATGACCCGTTTGGATGCGGAGCAAAACCCCCGCACACAAGCCTTAGTGGCATCCTGGAAGCAGCAAAACCGCCAACCCGAGGGAGTGATAGAGGCCGCGCTGCAATACTTCTCTCAAGCGCCATTTCGCTACACCCTGGAGCCGCCGTTGTTAAGAGGCGGGGATCGGGTTGATGCCTTTGTCTTTGAGACACAAGCCGGGTTTTGTGAACATTACGCGGCCAGCTTCGTGGTCATGATGCGTATGGCTGGCATACCCGCGCGCATCGTCACCGGCTACCAGGGCGGGGAAATCAATGGCGACTACCTGATTGTGCGCCAATCCGATGCGCATGCCTGGGCCGAGGTTTGGCAACCGCAACGGGGCTGGATCCGCATAGACCCCACCGCTGCCATTGCTCCGGAGCGCATCGAATATGGTTTGGGCGCCGCCCTGGGTGACAGCGATTTATTACCGCGTTTAGCCCGAAGCCAAGTGGGCGATCGGGACTGGGTGGCACGCTGGCAGCTCGCCTGGGACCGTGTTGAAGCCGGTTGGAATCGCAGTATTCTGGCTTACGGCCCTGAACTGCAACGCCAGTTCCTGCGTCGCTTTGGCATGGATGACCTACAAACCATGCTCTACGCCCTCATTGCCTGCGTCGCCCTGTTTACCGCGATGTTGCTCGCCCAAATGACCCGGGCCCATCGTCGACGCCCGCCGGCGGACCCCTTAGTGCAGGTTCGCACCGCCCTCTTCTCTCGCGCTGGCCTGGATTACAACCCGCAGCGAGGCGGCCCCCTACAAATGGAAGCGGACTTGAAGCAGGCCGGCGTCTGGGATGCGGAAGCCCAGCGCATCATGCAGCACTACACACGAGCGAGATACGCCGGTGGTGGTAGCTTATTGCCCGAACACACTCGCGCACTGCTAAAAGCGGCCAAGCAGTGGAGCCCCAAACGCGATTCCACGCAATAA